One segment of Triticum dicoccoides isolate Atlit2015 ecotype Zavitan unplaced genomic scaffold, WEW_v2.0 scaffold137800, whole genome shotgun sequence DNA contains the following:
- the LOC119343701 gene encoding mavicyanin-like has protein sequence MAARRTILLAVAAMAVLSTASAAIYNVGEPGGAWDLSTKYDTWASSRNFQTSDRIVFKYSPQAHDVLEVSKADYDSCSTANPVTTFNSGNDVVTLTAIGTRYFICGFPGHCAGGMKVKIDVMPGSSSTSPAPASGPSASNAPPPTPVSAATNVEATGFGLAVLLAIAGLMA, from the coding sequence ATGGCTGCCAGGAGAACCATTCTTCTCGCCGTGGCTGCGATGGCCGTCCTGAGCACCGCGTCAGCGGCAATCTACAACGTGGGCGAGCCGGGCGGCGCATGGGACCTTAGCACCAAATACGACACTTGGGCGTCCTCTAGGAACTTCCAAACCAGCGATCGGATCGTCTTCAAGtactcccctcaggcacacgatgtCCTTGAAGTCAGCAAGGCAGACTACGATTCTTGCAGCACTGCCAACCCCGTCACCACCTTCAACTCCGGGAATGATGTTGTCACCCTCACAGCCATCGGCACCCGGTACTTCATTTGTGGTTTCCCTGGTCATTGCGCGGGCGGCATGAAGGTTAAGATCGATGTCATGCCAGGCTCCTCCTCTACGTCACCCGCCCCGGCCAGCGGCCCAAGTGCAAGCAATGCTCCCCCGCCGACACCTGTCTCCGCTGCCACCAATGTGGAGGCCACGGGATTTGGCCTTGCCGTTTTGCTTGCCATTGCCGGCCTCATGGCTTGA